CGGTTCGGCATACTTGGCGGCTTCCTCGCGCAGGCTGGCCGCCTGGGGGCCGTCATAGGGTTCGTACCCCTGCTCGCTCTTGAGATACATGGGGCCGAGACCGCTCTTGAGCCAGTCCGGGTTGAGACCGTACTTCTCGAACAACTTGAGGTACCAGTCCGAGGGCACCGAATCCCGCCGCTTGGCGTCTGAAATGCTGGACTGACGAATGTCAAGCACTTCAGCAAGTTCCACCTGGGTGCGGGTATTGGTGGCAACCTTGATGCGGTCGAAAATTTCTTCAAAACCTGGCACGCTGCAACTCCTTTGGTATGTGGAGAATGGGGGACTGAGCCCGATTCACCTTGACAGTGGAAAAACTAGCCTATATCTAGACGAAATTCGATGTACACGAGCATGGTTTTTATACCATACACGAAGAAACACTGCAATTCCTTGACCTGCACATGACAGAATCCGCTGCCTCAGAAAAACACTCCTTCTCCGAAAGCTTCCTGGCTGCGCTGCTGGCTGACACGACAACGGACCGGCAGCAAAAGCTTGAGGCGTGGCTTTCGTATCATCGAATTTACAAAAACCGACTTGCCGTGGATCTGGGTGTGCATCCCTCGATGATCTCGCGCATCATCAAGGGGGATCGTGCGCCGAAGGAACGCATCCAGCAGTTGGTGGAATTGGGGATTCCTGAGCAGCTTCTCCCGGCGCCGTCGCGTCCGCCAGGTCGGCCCAAGGGATCAACGAAACGAAAATCGTCTTCCTTGCACAAATGACCTGCTGGCGCGTGTGTAACAATCTGGTCAGCCTGTTGGCACAAGCAAGCAAGTACATAATACAAATTCAGTGCCACAATAGTTGGAAGCGCAAAAAAAAAAGATGAACAGTGGTAGGCTGCTAGTTTATCTGCTGCGGCTGCTGGGTATTTGCATGCACCGGCAGGTGTCTCATTGGGGACACAGTTGTAACATTTTGGTTCACATGTTACACTGCCGGCGACCCCGCGGGGAGGGTGCAAATCCCCGCGGGGAGAATGTCTTAATGATCTAGG
This sequence is a window from Megalodesulfovibrio gigas DSM 1382 = ATCC 19364. Protein-coding genes within it:
- a CDS encoding helix-turn-helix domain-containing protein, which translates into the protein MTESAASEKHSFSESFLAALLADTTTDRQQKLEAWLSYHRIYKNRLAVDLGVHPSMISRIIKGDRAPKERIQQLVELGIPEQLLPAPSRPPGRPKGSTKRKSSSLHK